One window of Medicago truncatula cultivar Jemalong A17 chromosome 2, MtrunA17r5.0-ANR, whole genome shotgun sequence genomic DNA carries:
- the LOC11441339 gene encoding NAD-dependent protein deacetylase HST1, with amino-acid sequence MLALMAEVTAESPNTILPEELMIEILSRVESSNPQELRCVCKLWKSLVFDTQFLENHLIRSFTEITVLLVTAFDKLKSFKTLQEEEDDEEAVDEEEDDEDAEEEEEEENGDEEEEDGDDDDDDVDVDVDVDDDDDDDDDDDDDDDDDDDGDDDDDDDDDDDVEGEDVEEEEPVMIVIDKLRQEREVSPLDNLLKILKYLKGKFETIRDDIQAVEDRVKCLQNFLLAYLKSSKSSSS; translated from the coding sequence ATGTTGGCGCTGATGGCGGAAGTCACGGCGGAGTCACCGAACACAATTCTCCCGGAGGAGTTGATGATCGAAATCCTTTCTAGAGTTGAGTCAAGCAATCCTCAGGAATTAAGGTGTGTTTGCAAGTTGTGGAAATCACTAGTTTTTGATACTCAATTCCTGGAGAATCACCTTATAAGATCGTTCACTGAAATCACCGTTCTACTTGTTACGGCCTTTGATAAATTAAAGTCTTTCAAGACGcttcaagaagaagaagatgacgaAGAAGCagtagatgaagaagaagatgacgaagacgcagaagaagaagaagaagaagagaatggtgatgaagaagaagaagacggTGATGACGATGacgatgatgttgatgttgatgttgatgttgatgatgatgatgatgatgatgatgatgatgacgatgatgatgatgatgatgatgatggtgacgacgacgacgacgatgatgatgatgatgatgtagaAGGAGAAGATGTTGAAGAGGAAGAACCGGTGATGATTGTAATTGATAAGTTACGTCAGGAGAGGGAGGTATCTCCGTTGGATAATcttttgaagattttgaagtATTTGAAAGGGAAATTTGAAACTATCAGAGATGACATTCAAGCTGTGGAGGATAGAGTCAAGTGCCTCCAAAATTTTCTGCTGGCTTATCTCAAGTCAtcaaaatcttcatcttcttag
- the LOC11441883 gene encoding uncharacterized protein produces MAKLMVQTLVSIILLVLVAVEAATPPGIAKDREHGYASCKIKKYKHCYNMVHACPKSCPYDCTVECASCKPICSCDKPGAVCQDPRFIGGDGITFYFHGKKDNNFCLVSDNNLHINAHFIGRRNKNMKRDFTWVQSIVILFDNHQLFLGAKKTSTWDDSVDRLALSFDGEPITLHESEGTKWESSSVSIVRETSTNNIIVEVEGNFRITAKVVPITEEDSRIHNYGITKDDCFAHLDLGFKFLSLSNEVSGVLGQTYKPNYVSRVNIGARMPIMGGAKEYETSSLFSPDCSVARFIGNTGLNKDIGTMENLALPSLKCTSGIDGEGVVCKR; encoded by the exons atgGCTAAATTAATGGTTCAAACTTTGGTGTCAATAATTCTCCTTGTGCTAGTGGCAGTGGAAGCAGCTACTCCTCCTGGAATTGCTAAAGATCGTGAGCATGGTTATGCAAGCTGCAAGATAAAGAAGTACAAACATTGCTATAATATGGTTCATGCATGTCCTAAGTCTTGTCCTTATGATTGCACTGTGGAGTGTGCTTCTTGCAAACCAATTTGCT CGTGTGACAAACCAGGAGCGGTTTGCCAAGACCCTCGTTTCATTGGTGGTGATGGAATCACTTTTTACTTCCATGGCAAGAAAGACAACAACTTCTGCCTTGTTTCCGATAACAACCTCCACATAAACGCTCACTTCATTGGTAGAAGAAACAAGAACATGAAAAGAGACTTCACATGGGTACAATCCATTGTTATTCTCTTTGACAATCACCAACTTTTCCTTGGTGCCAAAAAAACATCAACATGGGATGATTCTGTAGACCGCCTTGCCCTCTCTTTTGACGGTGAACCCATCACCCTCCACGAATCAGAAGGAACGAAATGGGAATCGTCTAGTGTGTCCATTGTTAGGGAAACTTCTACAAACAACATCATTGTTGAAGTTGAAGGAAATTTTAGAATAACTGCCAAGGTTGTTCCTATAACCGAAGAAGACTCGAGGATTCACAATTATGGTATCACCAAAGATGATTGTTTTGCTCACCTTGATTTAGGCTTCAAATTCTTGTCTTTGAGCAATGAAGTGAGTGGCGTGTTGGGCCAAACATATAAACCTAACTATGTGAGTCGTGTGAACATTGGAGCAAGAATGCCAATAATGGGCGGTGCAAAAGAGTATGAAACGTCAAGCTTGTTCTCTCCAGATTGTTCTGTAGCACGTTTCATTGGAAACACTGGATTAAACAAAGATATTGGAACTATGGAGAATTTGGCCCTCCCTAGCTTGAAATGCACAAGTGGAATTGATGGAGAAGGAGTTGTCTGCAAAAGATAA